A segment of the Tissierellales bacterium genome:
TATTTCTCTTTCTAGAACACATTGATCGCAAGCTAGTATTATCATTCCTGTTTTCTCATGAAGCTTTTGTAATCTTTTCCCAAGATCTGTATTGTCTAATAGTAAATAAGTATTGTCAAAGACAAAGAACATCCCTACAACTTCTGCACCATGATTTCCTGCCTCCATTTGTGGTA
Coding sequences within it:
- a CDS encoding sulfur reduction protein DsrE, with the protein product PQMEAGNHGAEVVGMFFVFDNTYLLLDNTDLGKRLQKLHEKTGMIILACDQCVLEREIQDKIIPGAAIGCFPVLYGCLDSAELDQVITL